From one Solanum stenotomum isolate F172 chromosome 12, ASM1918654v1, whole genome shotgun sequence genomic stretch:
- the LOC125849232 gene encoding vacuolar sorting protein 39-like isoform X1: MVHTAYDTFQLLDNSPSKIDAIESYRSNLLIACSDGSLRVYVPESSVSDQSDFHSETLELHQGPYVLERTLNGFSRRQMLAMEVLVSRELLLSLSESIVLHGLPNLETLSVITKAKGANVYSWDDKKGLLCFGRQKRVCIYKHDGGSGFVEVKEFGVPDTVKSMSWCGENICLGIRREYKILNTTNGVLSEVFSSGRIAAPLVVALPPGELLLGKDNIGVLVNQNGKLIQEGRICWSEAPAVVIIQKPYAIGLLGRHVEIRSLRVPYPLIQTVVLRNVRHLVRSNNTVIVALDNSVFGFFPVPLGAQIVQLTASGNLEEALALCKLLPPEDSSLRSSKEQSIHMRYAHFLFENGSYEEAMEHFVASQVEITYVLALYPSIIVPKSSCIPEPQKFADVADAPYLSRGSSGLSDDLDSPPSDVFESDEMDIESKKMSHNTLMALIKYLQKKRYSVIEKATTEGTEEVVSDAVGDNFISYGTNRSKKPTKGRIHIPITSIARDMAAILDTALLQALFLTGQSSAATDFLKALNYCDVKICDAFLQERSQYACQIELYRCNSMHHEALKLLHQLVEESKSEQTPVELLMKFKPDMIIEYLKPLCATDPMLVLEFSLPVLESCPMQTIELFLSGNIPADLVNSYLKQHAPDMQATYLELMLSMNENSISGNLQNEMVQIYLSEVLDFHAEHNSQQKWDEKTCPPPRKKLLSALEGMSGYNPEVLLKRLPPDALYEERAILLGKMNKHELSLSIYVHKLHVPELALSYCDRVYDSGLQQHSAKSYGNIYQTLLQIYLNPTKTTKKFEKKITNLVSAQSPGIPKVGLVTTAKVKGGRSKKIAEIGGAEDTRFSLSGTDSGRSDGDTEDAAKEGGSTIMLDQVLDLLSRRWDRIHGAQALKLLPRDTKLQNLLPFLGPLLRKSSEAYRNFSVIKSLRESENLQVKDELYNQRKAVLKITSNSMCSLCNKKVGTSVFAVYPNGKTIVHFVCFRDSQNMEAVGRGSQLRKR; this comes from the exons atggtgcACACTGCCTACGATACCTTCCAACTCCTCGATAATTCTCCCTCCAAAATCGATGCCATTGAATCATACCGCTCAAATTTGCTCATCGCATGTTCCGATGGATCGCTCCGTGTTTACGTTCCAGAATCCTCCGTTTCCGATCAATCTGATTTCCATTCTGAAACCTTAGAGCTTCATCAAGGACCCTATGTGCTTGAAAGAACTCTGAATGGATTCTCCAGAAGACAAATGCTGGCCATGGAAGTCCTCGTCTCACGAGAACTTCTGCTTTCCCTCTCCGAGTCTATCGTGTTACATGGGTTGCCTAATTTGGAGACTTTGTCTGTGATTACTAAGGCTAAAGGTGCAAATGTATATTCGTGGGATGATAAAAAAGGGTTACTTTGCTTCGGGAGGCAAAAGAGAGTCTGTATTTACAAACACGACG GGGGGAGTGGATTTGTGGAGGTGAAAGAATTTGGAGTTCCTGACACAGTTAAGTCGATGTCATGGTGTGGTGAGAATATTTGCTTGGGGATTAGAAGAGAGTACAAGATATTGAATACCACGAATGGTGTATTGTCTGAGGTGTTTTCTTCAGGGAGGATCGCCGCACCTCTTGTGGTGGCTCTTCCACCTGGAGAACTTCTTTTGGGCAAG GATAATATTGGTGTCTTAGTTAACCAAAATGGGAAGTTGATCCAAGAAGGGAGGATTTGTTGGTCTGAGGCTCCTGCAGTTGTTATTATCCAGAAGCCGTATGCAATAGGTCTTTTGGGGCGACATGTTGAG ATACGTTCTCTTCGTGTTCCTTATCCTTTGATTCAAACAGTTGTCCTTCGGAATGTTCGTCATCTTGTTCGAAGCAACAATACTGTGATTGTTGCTCTTGATAATTctgtttttggattttttcctGTGCCTCTTGGTGCGCAG ATTGTACAACTAACAGCATCTGGAAACTTAGAGGAAGCCTTGGCTTTGTGCAAATTGCTACCACCAGAAGATTCAAGTCTTAGATCTTCAAAGGAGCAATCAATTCATATGAG ATATGCGCACTTTCTATTTGAAAATGGGAGCTATGAAGAAGCAATGGAACATTTTGTGGCATCTCAAGTTGAAATCACTTATGTGCTCGCCTTATATCCATCCATTATTGTTCCAAAATCATCTTGCATACCTGAACCACAGAAATTTGCAGATGTTGCAGATGCACCATATCTCTCCCGAGGCTCTTCTGGTCTGTCAGATGATCTAGATTCTCCGCCTTCGGATGTATTTGAATCTGATGAAATGGATATAGAGTCCAAGAAAATGAGCCACAACACTTTGATGGCTCTGATTAAGTATTTGCAGAAAAAGAGATACAGTGTCATTGAGAAAGCCACAACTGAGGGAACTGAAGAAGTGGTTTCAGATGCTGTTGGAGATAATTTCATTTCTTATGGAACTAACCGATCCAAAAAACCAACCAAG GGCAGAATTCATATTCCTATCACTTCCATCGCTAGGGACATGGCTGCAATACTGGACACTGCACTTCTTCAAGCTCTGTTTTTAACTGGACAGTCCTCTGCTGCTACAGATTTTCTGAAAGCTCTCAACTACTGTGATGTGAAAATATGCGATGCGTTCCTGCAAGAAAGAAGCCAGTATGCTTGTCAGATAGAACTTTATAGATGCAATTCAATGCATCATGAAGCACTGAAACTTCTTCATCAACTAGTAGAAGAGTCCAAGTCAGAGCAAACTCCTGTAGAGCTCTTAATGAAGTTCAAGCCTGATATGATCATTGAATATCTCAAA CCCCTTTGTGCAACTGACCCCATGCTTGTCCTGGAGTTCTCACTGCCTGTTCTTGAAAGCTGTCCTATGCAAACCATTGAGCTATTTTTGTCTGGTAACATTCCAGCAGACTTGGTGAATTCTTACTTAAAGCAGCATGCTCCAGACATGCAGGCAACATATCTAGAACTCATGCTTTCCATGAATGAAAATAGCATCTCAGGGAATCTGCAGAATGAAATG GTGCAAATTTATCTCTCAGAAGTGCTTGATTTTCATGCTGAACATAATTCCCAGCAAAAGTGGGATGAGAAAACATGTCCTCCACCAAGGAAAAAGCTACTGTCTGCTTTGGAGGGTATGTCTGGATATAATCCAGAGGTGTTGCTGAAGAGACTTCCACCAGATGCTCTGTATGAAGAACGTGCAATTCTTTTGGGGAAAATGAATAAACATGAACTTTCCCTGTCAATTTATGTGCACAAG CTTCATGTTCCCGAACTTGCACTGTCCTATTGTGACCGGGTGTACGATTCAGGACTTCAACAACATTCAGCAAAATCTTACGGAAACATTTACCAGACTCTACTGCAAATCTATCTAAATCCTACgaagacaacaaaaaaatttgagaagaaaattaCTAATCTGGTATCAGCTCAGAGCCCTGGGATTCCAAAAGTTGGTTTAGTAACTACAGCAAAGGTAAAAGGAGGCCGCTCCAAGAAAATTGCTGAAATTGGGGGCGCTGAGGACACTCGATTCAGTCTAAGTGGCACAGACAGTGGGAGGAGTGATGGAGATACAGAAGATGCTGCCAAGGAAGGTGGTTCTACTATTATGCTAGATCAGGTACTTGATCTTTTGAGCAGAAGGTGGGATCGAATCCATGGCGCCCAAGCACTGAAACTGCTGCCAAGGGATACTAAGCTACAG AACTTGCTTCCATTTCTTGGACCTCTTCTGAGGAAATCCAGTGAAGCATATCGGAACTTCTCAGTGATAAAAAGCTTGAGAGAAAGTGAAAACCTACAG GTTAAAGATGAACTGTATAACCAAAGAAAAGCAGTTTTGAAGATCACAAGCAATAGCATGTGCTCTCTTTGCAACAAGAAGGTTGGCACCAGTGTCTTTGCAGTCTATCCTAATGGTAAGACAATTGTGCACTTTGTTTGCTTTAGAGATTCACAGAATATGGAGGCAGTTGGAAGAGGCTCTCAGTTGAGGAAAAGATGA
- the LOC125849232 gene encoding vacuolar sorting protein 39-like isoform X2, protein MLNTTSTSFPSSCLESSMILLQLARKMPSYKDNIGVLVNQNGKLIQEGRICWSEAPAVVIIQKPYAIGLLGRHVEIRSLRVPYPLIQTVVLRNVRHLVRSNNTVIVALDNSVFGFFPVPLGAQIVQLTASGNLEEALALCKLLPPEDSSLRSSKEQSIHMRYAHFLFENGSYEEAMEHFVASQVEITYVLALYPSIIVPKSSCIPEPQKFADVADAPYLSRGSSGLSDDLDSPPSDVFESDEMDIESKKMSHNTLMALIKYLQKKRYSVIEKATTEGTEEVVSDAVGDNFISYGTNRSKKPTKGRIHIPITSIARDMAAILDTALLQALFLTGQSSAATDFLKALNYCDVKICDAFLQERSQYACQIELYRCNSMHHEALKLLHQLVEESKSEQTPVELLMKFKPDMIIEYLKPLCATDPMLVLEFSLPVLESCPMQTIELFLSGNIPADLVNSYLKQHAPDMQATYLELMLSMNENSISGNLQNEMVQIYLSEVLDFHAEHNSQQKWDEKTCPPPRKKLLSALEGMSGYNPEVLLKRLPPDALYEERAILLGKMNKHELSLSIYVHKLHVPELALSYCDRVYDSGLQQHSAKSYGNIYQTLLQIYLNPTKTTKKFEKKITNLVSAQSPGIPKVGLVTTAKVKGGRSKKIAEIGGAEDTRFSLSGTDSGRSDGDTEDAAKEGGSTIMLDQVLDLLSRRWDRIHGAQALKLLPRDTKLQNLLPFLGPLLRKSSEAYRNFSVIKSLRESENLQVKDELYNQRKAVLKITSNSMCSLCNKKVGTSVFAVYPNGKTIVHFVCFRDSQNMEAVGRGSQLRKR, encoded by the exons ATGTTGAACACAACTTCAACCTCTTTTCCATCAAGTTGTCTTGAGTCAAGCATGATTCTTTTACAGCTAGCCAGAAAAATGCCATCCTATAAG GATAATATTGGTGTCTTAGTTAACCAAAATGGGAAGTTGATCCAAGAAGGGAGGATTTGTTGGTCTGAGGCTCCTGCAGTTGTTATTATCCAGAAGCCGTATGCAATAGGTCTTTTGGGGCGACATGTTGAG ATACGTTCTCTTCGTGTTCCTTATCCTTTGATTCAAACAGTTGTCCTTCGGAATGTTCGTCATCTTGTTCGAAGCAACAATACTGTGATTGTTGCTCTTGATAATTctgtttttggattttttcctGTGCCTCTTGGTGCGCAG ATTGTACAACTAACAGCATCTGGAAACTTAGAGGAAGCCTTGGCTTTGTGCAAATTGCTACCACCAGAAGATTCAAGTCTTAGATCTTCAAAGGAGCAATCAATTCATATGAG ATATGCGCACTTTCTATTTGAAAATGGGAGCTATGAAGAAGCAATGGAACATTTTGTGGCATCTCAAGTTGAAATCACTTATGTGCTCGCCTTATATCCATCCATTATTGTTCCAAAATCATCTTGCATACCTGAACCACAGAAATTTGCAGATGTTGCAGATGCACCATATCTCTCCCGAGGCTCTTCTGGTCTGTCAGATGATCTAGATTCTCCGCCTTCGGATGTATTTGAATCTGATGAAATGGATATAGAGTCCAAGAAAATGAGCCACAACACTTTGATGGCTCTGATTAAGTATTTGCAGAAAAAGAGATACAGTGTCATTGAGAAAGCCACAACTGAGGGAACTGAAGAAGTGGTTTCAGATGCTGTTGGAGATAATTTCATTTCTTATGGAACTAACCGATCCAAAAAACCAACCAAG GGCAGAATTCATATTCCTATCACTTCCATCGCTAGGGACATGGCTGCAATACTGGACACTGCACTTCTTCAAGCTCTGTTTTTAACTGGACAGTCCTCTGCTGCTACAGATTTTCTGAAAGCTCTCAACTACTGTGATGTGAAAATATGCGATGCGTTCCTGCAAGAAAGAAGCCAGTATGCTTGTCAGATAGAACTTTATAGATGCAATTCAATGCATCATGAAGCACTGAAACTTCTTCATCAACTAGTAGAAGAGTCCAAGTCAGAGCAAACTCCTGTAGAGCTCTTAATGAAGTTCAAGCCTGATATGATCATTGAATATCTCAAA CCCCTTTGTGCAACTGACCCCATGCTTGTCCTGGAGTTCTCACTGCCTGTTCTTGAAAGCTGTCCTATGCAAACCATTGAGCTATTTTTGTCTGGTAACATTCCAGCAGACTTGGTGAATTCTTACTTAAAGCAGCATGCTCCAGACATGCAGGCAACATATCTAGAACTCATGCTTTCCATGAATGAAAATAGCATCTCAGGGAATCTGCAGAATGAAATG GTGCAAATTTATCTCTCAGAAGTGCTTGATTTTCATGCTGAACATAATTCCCAGCAAAAGTGGGATGAGAAAACATGTCCTCCACCAAGGAAAAAGCTACTGTCTGCTTTGGAGGGTATGTCTGGATATAATCCAGAGGTGTTGCTGAAGAGACTTCCACCAGATGCTCTGTATGAAGAACGTGCAATTCTTTTGGGGAAAATGAATAAACATGAACTTTCCCTGTCAATTTATGTGCACAAG CTTCATGTTCCCGAACTTGCACTGTCCTATTGTGACCGGGTGTACGATTCAGGACTTCAACAACATTCAGCAAAATCTTACGGAAACATTTACCAGACTCTACTGCAAATCTATCTAAATCCTACgaagacaacaaaaaaatttgagaagaaaattaCTAATCTGGTATCAGCTCAGAGCCCTGGGATTCCAAAAGTTGGTTTAGTAACTACAGCAAAGGTAAAAGGAGGCCGCTCCAAGAAAATTGCTGAAATTGGGGGCGCTGAGGACACTCGATTCAGTCTAAGTGGCACAGACAGTGGGAGGAGTGATGGAGATACAGAAGATGCTGCCAAGGAAGGTGGTTCTACTATTATGCTAGATCAGGTACTTGATCTTTTGAGCAGAAGGTGGGATCGAATCCATGGCGCCCAAGCACTGAAACTGCTGCCAAGGGATACTAAGCTACAG AACTTGCTTCCATTTCTTGGACCTCTTCTGAGGAAATCCAGTGAAGCATATCGGAACTTCTCAGTGATAAAAAGCTTGAGAGAAAGTGAAAACCTACAG GTTAAAGATGAACTGTATAACCAAAGAAAAGCAGTTTTGAAGATCACAAGCAATAGCATGTGCTCTCTTTGCAACAAGAAGGTTGGCACCAGTGTCTTTGCAGTCTATCCTAATGGTAAGACAATTGTGCACTTTGTTTGCTTTAGAGATTCACAGAATATGGAGGCAGTTGGAAGAGGCTCTCAGTTGAGGAAAAGATGA
- the LOC125849237 gene encoding uncharacterized protein LOC125849237, whose amino-acid sequence MSSPIVEIEGDIDTDELNPFTMILPQDGHDNGATPQQQQQQLHFLLSINSNVVIRQLPSEGLSFQLWPAATILITVLDNTRSGESTPFSELFKRQEKGDSLPLRILELGSGTGVVGIAAAAILGAKVTVTDLPHVLPNIQFNVDANSKVLEQQCGGVDVAALSWGDNQHMEAVGRDYDLILGSDVVYHDHLYDPLIETLRFFLLGGGKKIAFVMAHLKRWKKESVFFKRAKKLFDVQIIHTEPPPDGSRIGVVVYLFTGKR is encoded by the coding sequence ATGTCTTCTCCAATTGTTGAAATCGAAGGAGACATTGACACCGACGAGCTCAATCCCTTCACTATGATTCTCCCACAAGATGGCCATGACAATGGCGCCACTCCGCAGCAGCAACAACAGCAGCTCCATTTCCTCCTATCCATTAACTCAAATGTAGTCATCAGACAACTCCCATCTGAAGGCCTTTCTTTCCAACTCTGGCCTGCCGCTACCATTCTCATCACTGTCCTTGACAACACCCGTAGCGGCGAATCAACTCCGTTTTCCGAGTTGTTCAAACGTCAGGAAAAAGGGGATTCACTGCCCCTTCGTATTCTCGAACTGGGTTCAGGAACAGGTGTTGTTGGGATAGCTGCTGCTGCTATTCTTGGTGCTAAGGTTACTGTCACCGACCTTCCTCATGTGCTGCCTAATATACAGTTCAATGTTGATGCAAACTCCAAGGTTTTGGAACAGCAATGTGGGGGTGTTGATGTTGCGGCGCTTAGCTGGGGGGATAACCAGCATATGGAGGCTGTTGGTAGAGATTATGACCTGATTTTGGGATCTGATGTGGTGTACCATGATCATCTCTATGATCCTCTGATTGAGACGTTGAGGTTCTTCCTGTTAGGAGGTGGAAAGAAGATAGCTTTTGTTATGGCTCATTTGAAAAGATGGAAGAAGGAATCTGTTTTCTTCAAGAGAGCTAAGAAGCTTTTCGATGTCCAAATCATACATACAGAGCCTCCGCCCGATGGGTCTAGGATTGGGGTGGTTGTGTACCTTTTCACCGGGAAAAGATAG